The sequence AAACAGCTTGAGCAGCGCCGCCGAAAAGGGCTATTCCTTCTCCGGCACCTTGTTCCTCGGCCTGCGGCCCTGGACCGGCGGTGAGCTCTACTTCAATCCGGAAGTGGTGCAAGCGGTGCCGATGTCCGGCCTGACCGGGCTGGGCGGGATGATGGATTCCGAATAGCAGAAGGGCAGCAGCCCCAACCCCACTTTCTACCGTGCGCGCTTGTTCCTGCGGCAAACCTGGGGCTTTGGCGGCGGCAAACAGGCGCTCGAATCGGCGCCCAACCAGCTGGCCGGCATGGTCGACAAGCGGCGTCTGGTGGTTACGCTGGGTAACCTGAGCATTATCGATATTTTCGACAGCAATGCTTACGCCCACGACGGCCGCACGCAATTCCTGAACTGGGCCTTGTCCACCTATGGCCCTTACGATTACGCCGGCGATACCCGCGGCTACACCTGGGGCGGGGCGGCGGAATATTATTACGACGACTGGGTGCTGCGGGCCGGCAGGTTCATGGTGCCGCTGGAGTCGAACGGCCAGCGCCTGGATACCCGCATTACCAAATATCATAGCGACCAGGTCGAGCTTGAACACGATCACGTGATCGGCGGCCAGTCCGGCAAGGTACGCCTGCTGGCTTTCCGCAGCAAGGAGATCATGGGCAGCTTTTCCGATGCGCTGGCGTATGCCGCGCTCAACGGCGGCACGCCGGATGTGGCGCTGGTGCGCAAGGAGCGCATCAAGTACGGCTACGGCATCAATCTCGAACAGAGCCTGGGCAACGATATCGGCGTCTTTGCCCGTCTCAGCCGCAACGACGGCAAGACTGAAACCTATTCATTCTCTGAAATCGAACGTTCCATGACCGCCGGCGTTTCCGTGAAGGGCAGCAGCTGGCATCGCGACAACGACACCGTCGGTTTCGCCGTGATACAGAACGGCTTGAGCAAGGCGCACCAGGAATATCTGGCGGCCGGCGGACTGGGGGTGTTTATCGGCGACGGCCAGTTGAACTACCGGCCGGAGCGCATCATGGAAGCCTATTACAGCTACAGCCTGTCGAAAGCGGTTTCGCTGACGGCGGATGTGCAGCGTTTCTACAATCCCGCCTATAACGCTGACCGCGGACCGGTGACGGTAGGATCGCTGCGGCTGCACGCGGAATTCTAGGCGCGCAGCCGCAATCGGTTTACGCTTACGGCCGCCTGGGCTGTCCGGGCCGTAAGCGCCTTTCAAGCTACTTCAGCGCCATCGAAAACACATGCATCACTGCGCCGTTGTCGGTCTGGTAGGGCAAAGTGATGCTCTTGACCGTGCGCTTCTGGTCGAGCTGCGCATCCCAGTAGTAGACGTAAGCCTTGGTGCTGTCGCTATTGCCGTTCTGGTCGACCCGGTGGGCGCTGGTCAGGGCGATCTGGTTATAGCTGCCGACCTTGGCCGAGCCGCCGCCCAGGGTCCAGTCGTCGAAGCGCAGGTCGAAGCTGACCTGGGTGTTGTCGGTATAGGTCACGTTCAGTTTGCCGGTAGGCGCGCTCGAGGCATTGGTCGAGCTGCCCAGGATGGCGAGGGTGCCGGCTGCCTGTGGCTTGGCCAGGGTAATGGTCTGGCCCTGGCTGACCATATTGTCCAGTCCGAGCTTGCCGTCCGGCCAGCTGAACTGGATGCCGTTGAAGCTGACGCTGCCGCCCGGGCTCGCTCCGGCTGCCGCCAGTGCTTGCGAAGAATAGCTCCAGCCGCCCATGTCGTAGGTATAGCCTTCCAGTCCGCGCGTGGTTTTCTGGCCATCGCTGCCGATGCCACGGTTGTTCAGGGCGTCGCTCAGACTGGTGAAACCGTCGAGGCCGAAGGAAGGCATCTTGGCCGCCGAATCCTGGCCCCATTGCGACTCGCTTGCCGCCAGCGAGAAATGCAGCGTGGAATTATCCTTCAGATCCGTCAACCATAGCCACGGCATGTCGAGCGCCTTGCCGTTCAGTTTCAGGCTCTGCACATAGGGCGAGTTGGTGGCGGCGCCGTTGGCCTTGATCATCAGCTTCTTTTTGCCGTCGGCCCGGTGGATCGTCACCTTGTCGAACATCGGGCTGCCGATGGTCAGGCCGCCGACGGCCTGGATTTCCGGATACAGGCCGATGGCCGCCCACACGTACCAGGACGAGACCGCACCGAGGTCGTCATTGCCAGGCAGGCCGCCCGGACCATCCGAGAACACGGTGTTGACCACGTCGCGCACCACCTTTTGCGTACGCCACGGCGCGCCGCTCCAGTTGTACAGCCATGGCGTGGCGAAACTGGGCTCGTTGCCCATGTAGAAATTGGGCAGGTTCATGCCGGCGTTAAGGTTCTGGAAGAAGGTGTCGAGGCGTGCGATGGCGGCCGCATTGCCGCCCACCAGCCCGAACAGGCCGCGCGCGTCGTAGGCTGACATCCAGGTGTATTGCTCGGCGTTGCCTTCCACCATGTCGGCGTTCGGTTGCGGATTGAGCAGCCAGCTGCCGTTGCGATAGCGCGGCAGAAGCTGCTTCCGGGCCGGATTGAACTGGTTTTTCCAGTTGGCCGAACGGCTCAGGAACAACTGGTAGTTGGTGTTGTCGCCCAGGGCTTTGGCCAGCTGCGCAGTGGCGAAGTCTGCCGTGCTGAATTCAAATGTCAGCGAACCGGCCCACCAGCCGTTGTCCATGGCGGCATAACCGTGCACCAGGTAGTCGTTCATGCGGTCGACACTGTCGCGCACGTGGTCGCCGGTGCATTGCACATCGGCCTTGTTGCCGACCAGGGTCATGTAGTCGAGCGCTTTCCTGGCGTCGAAATTGGTGGCGCCGAAGGCATAGCCGCCCATGATGGTGGGCACGCCAGAATCGCCCGGCATGATGCCGGCGTCGACATTGATCGGCGCCCAGCGCGGGATGGCGCCGCACTGGTCGGCGTCGTTCACCAGCGATTGCATCATGTCGCTGGTTTCCTTGGGAAACAGCATGCCGTTCAGCGGAATCAGGCTGCGATAGACATCCCAGTTGGAGTAGTTGACGTACTGGGTGCGGCCATCCTGCACCTTGTGGGTTTTCTGGTCGAAACCGAGGTAGTCGCCGTTGACGTCGCTATTGGTGTTGGGCGACAGCAGCGAGTGATACAGCGCGGTATAGAACTTGCGCTTCTCGGTATCGCTGCCGCCGCTCACCTGGATCGTGTTGAGGCGCTTGTTCCAGGCGTCGTCGGCGGTGTCGCGCACGGCGTTGAAATCCCAGCCTGGGTTTTCCTGCTCCAGGTTCTTCCTGGCATTGTCGCTGCTGACATAGGACAGGCCGATTTTCATCAGCACCGCCGGTTTGCTGCTGGCGTCGAAGCTGACGTTGGCTTTGCCGTTGTTGATGGTGGCGCTGATGTTGCGGTCGAATTTGGCGTAGAAGTACAGCGTGTAAGTGCGCGCGCCGCAAAAATTGCCGCCGACGGTGGAGCCGGACAAGCCGTCCTTGCCTTCGGTCTTGATGACGCCAGTGGTTGAGGCGATGGTGTTGGTGCGGGTGGCGTTGAACACCAGGTATGGCGTCTTGTTGGCGCTAGCGATGGCGGATTTGGCAGGGAACGTGAAGCGGCCGAAACCGCTTCTGGTGGTTGCCGTCAGTTCAGTGTTGATGCCGTCGTTCAAGGTCACCTGGTAATAGCCCGGCCGCGCCGTTTCATTCTTGTGGTCGAAATTCTCTTTGGCGTTGACGCCGACCGCACCAGGGTCGAAGGTCGGCATGATCGGCAACTCGCCCTGGTTGCCGTCGCAGCCGGAGCCGCTCATCTGCGTCAGCGGGAAGCCGGTGATGGTCTTTTCCTTGTAGATGTAGCCGACGGGGTGATCCTGGCCGCCGTTGCTGGGCGTCATCGGCGTCCATTGCACCATGCCGAATGGCGTCGTGGCGCCGGGGAAGGTGCCGCCTCTGGCGCCTGCGGGGACGGGGTCGGTGGCTGGCGCTGCTGAATCGGCGGTGCCGATGAACGGGTTGACGTACTGCGTCAATCCGGCATGAGCGGCAGCGCTGCTGCTGGCCGCTGCGGCATCTTTCGCCAGGCTGTTGGCGGCGGCCGAAGCGCCGACGCTGCCTGCCGATGCCTGGTCCGAACCGCCGCCGCAGCCGGACAGCGCTGCGACGGCGATGCCGATCGCCAGGTTCTTCCTGAAATGTTTGTGCGAGTGCAGATTCATTGTTCCTCCAATAGCTTTATTTTGAAAGTCCAAATTTCTGGATACGGCTGGCGTGCTTGCATCACGGCGAACGCAGCCCGCGCCAGCGGCAGGCGAACGCCGGCGGACCGGCCGCGTGGCCGGTCCGCATCTTTGAGTGCGGTTAGGGAGACTGCGAGAAATTGCCGCTGGCGCCAGACGGTGGTGTGCTGGCCTGGCCCCAGGAAGTAGGTTTGTCGGAGACGCTGAAATCCAGCGTGCCGCCGGCCTGGACCTTGCTCAGAGGCAGCCAGGTGCTGTTCCAGTCCTTGCCATTCACCTTCAGGTTTTTGACAAAGGCGGCATTGCCGTCGCGCTTGATGAGCAGTCGCTTGCCGTCTGCCAGCTGCAGCGTGACGCTGGAGAATTGCGGGGTTGCCATGGTCAGTCCGGGCACGCCGGGAATCATCGGATACAGTCCCAGCGATGCCCACACATACCAGCCGGAGGTGGCGCCGACATCGTCATTACCCGGCAAGCCTTCGGGTTTGTTGGAGAAGGTGGCGGCCATGATCTGCGGCAGCAAGAACTGCGCGCGCGAAGGCATGCCGGTCCAGTTGTAGGCCCAGGGCGAAGCGAAGCCGGGTTCATTGCCCATGTAGAAATCGTTCGAGTTCTCGCCGCCGTTGAGGCGGCTGCTGTCCAGCGTCAGCCCGGATGGCGTGCCGGCTTTGGCGCTGATGGAAAACAAGGTGTCGAGACGCTGGACGGCCGCCGCATTGCCGCCGAGGGCGGCGACGATCTTGCTCAGGTCATGCGGAATCGCCCACAGGTACTGGGCGGCGGTCCCTTCGTGATAGCCGTCGTCCTGCGATGGCGATGCCCAGTTGCCGCTCAGGTCTTTGACCGCCATGACCTTGCTATCTTGGTTGAAGAGATGCTTCCAGTTTTCGCCGCGCGTCAGCAGGGCGGCGGCGTTCTTCTTGTCGTCGGCGGTAGCATCGCCGGCGGCCAGGTTGTTGATGAAGCTGCCGATGGCGAAATCGCGGTTGGCGCCTTCGATCGTCAGCGAACCGGTATGGATGCCGCTGGCGTCGCTGCCTTCGGCAACATAGCCCAGTTTGAGATAGTCCGGCATATTGCCCTGCGCGGTGCCGGCGATGTTGCGGCCAAAGGCGGGATTGCCGTTGCATGCCGGCCATTGCGGCCAATCGGTGCTGAGTCCGAAGGCGGCGCGTTTCATGTAGGTGAGGGCGGTGCTGCTGTCGAAGCGGGTGGCGCCGAAGGCTTGCAGGCTGGCCAGCAGCATCGGCGCGTGATCGCCTTCCATCGGCACGTCATCGACATTGGCATCGGCCCAGTGCGGGAAGGCGCCGCATTGCACGGCATCGCTCACCAGCGATTGCGCCATGTCGGCCGCTTCGTCGCGGAACAGCCAGGCATGCATGGCGCCAAGCGAGCGGTAGGTATCCCAGATGGAGAAGGTGGTGTAGTGATTGCGGCGCACCAGTGCGCCGGTCTTGTCTTTGTAGGTATCGGTCTGGTGGCGCTGCTTGTCGAGGCCGATGTAGCTGCCATCGACGTCGCTGAACAAGGTCGGACCCGACATGGCGTGGTAGAACGCTGTATAGAATTGCGTCAGCGCGTCGTTGCTGTTGCCGCTGGCATCCACCTGGATGGTATTGAGCCGGGTGTTCCATGTGGCGTCGGCCTGGCGCCTGGTCTTGGCGAAATCGAAGCCGGGGTTTTCTTTTTTCAGGTTGCGCAAGGCATTGGCCGGGCTGACATATGACAGGCCGATCTTGACCGCCGCGCTGCTGCCGGCCGATTTGGATAAATCAAAATTCAGGACCAGGGTGCCGCTATTGTTGATGAAGCGCGGCGCCGTGGCGTAGGCGGAGTCGGACTGTATATAGAAATACACGTCATAAGAGCCGCCGCAGTTGAACTTGTTGGTGGTCTTGCCGTAGAAGCCGCTGGCGTCGGCTGGATCTTGCCAGATCTGGGCGCTGACGCCGGTCATCGAATTGTTCTGGGTCGCGTCGATCACCAGGATGGCTTTGGTTTTATCTGGATAGGTGA comes from Collimonas pratensis and encodes:
- a CDS encoding GH92 family glycosyl hydrolase is translated as MNLHSHKHFRKNLAIGIAVAALSGCGGGSDQASAGSVGASAAANSLAKDAAAASSSAAAHAGLTQYVNPFIGTADSAAPATDPVPAGARGGTFPGATTPFGMVQWTPMTPSNGGQDHPVGYIYKEKTITGFPLTQMSGSGCDGNQGELPIMPTFDPGAVGVNAKENFDHKNETARPGYYQVTLNDGINTELTATTRSGFGRFTFPAKSAIASANKTPYLVFNATRTNTIASTTGVIKTEGKDGLSGSTVGGNFCGARTYTLYFYAKFDRNISATINNGKANVSFDASSKPAVLMKIGLSYVSSDNARKNLEQENPGWDFNAVRDTADDAWNKRLNTIQVSGGSDTEKRKFYTALYHSLLSPNTNSDVNGDYLGFDQKTHKVQDGRTQYVNYSNWDVYRSLIPLNGMLFPKETSDMMQSLVNDADQCGAIPRWAPINVDAGIMPGDSGVPTIMGGYAFGATNFDARKALDYMTLVGNKADVQCTGDHVRDSVDRMNDYLVHGYAAMDNGWWAGSLTFEFSTADFATAQLAKALGDNTNYQLFLSRSANWKNQFNPARKQLLPRYRNGSWLLNPQPNADMVEGNAEQYTWMSAYDARGLFGLVGGNAAAIARLDTFFQNLNAGMNLPNFYMGNEPSFATPWLYNWSGAPWRTQKVVRDVVNTVFSDGPGGLPGNDDLGAVSSWYVWAAIGLYPEIQAVGGLTIGSPMFDKVTIHRADGKKKLMIKANGAATNSPYVQSLKLNGKALDMPWLWLTDLKDNSTLHFSLAASESQWGQDSAAKMPSFGLDGFTSLSDALNNRGIGSDGQKTTRGLEGYTYDMGGWSYSSQALAAAGASPGGSVSFNGIQFSWPDGKLGLDNMVSQGQTITLAKPQAAGTLAILGSSTNASSAPTGKLNVTYTDNTQVSFDLRFDDWTLGGGSAKVGSYNQIALTSAHRVDQNGNSDSTKAYVYYWDAQLDQKRTVKSITLPYQTDNGAVMHVFSMALK
- a CDS encoding GH92 family glycosyl hydrolase; this translates as MNKQTCRKLAVSALAVMLFGCGDGSNGLDGKIGSAGAAGATGAAGVAGVAGVAGVAGVAGANGTPGQPGATGATGATGATGATGQPGPPGTSAAAPVADANSALKPLPELALTKYINPFLGTKQQPGGTHPGNTAPAATLPFGMVSFGPDTDITHEYYSSGSGYNYDSNMINYFSMTRISGPGCRSGGTLPIMPTMLASQLTSSSNLVMRQSSNTFDHKDESASPGYYKVKTKDGIVTELTATARSGFARFTYPDKTKAILVIDATQNNSMTGVSAQIWQDPADASGFYGKTTNKFNCGGSYDVYFYIQSDSAYATAPRFINNSGTLVLNFDLSKSAGSSAAVKIGLSYVSPANALRNLKKENPGFDFAKTRRQADATWNTRLNTIQVDASGNSNDALTQFYTAFYHAMSGPTLFSDVDGSYIGLDKQRHQTDTYKDKTGALVRRNHYTTFSIWDTYRSLGAMHAWLFRDEAADMAQSLVSDAVQCGAFPHWADANVDDVPMEGDHAPMLLASLQAFGATRFDSSTALTYMKRAAFGLSTDWPQWPACNGNPAFGRNIAGTAQGNMPDYLKLGYVAEGSDASGIHTGSLTIEGANRDFAIGSFINNLAAGDATADDKKNAAALLTRGENWKHLFNQDSKVMAVKDLSGNWASPSQDDGYHEGTAAQYLWAIPHDLSKIVAALGGNAAAVQRLDTLFSISAKAGTPSGLTLDSSRLNGGENSNDFYMGNEPGFASPWAYNWTGMPSRAQFLLPQIMAATFSNKPEGLPGNDDVGATSGWYVWASLGLYPMIPGVPGLTMATPQFSSVTLQLADGKRLLIKRDGNAAFVKNLKVNGKDWNSTWLPLSKVQAGGTLDFSVSDKPTSWGQASTPPSGASGNFSQSP